A section of the Mangifera indica cultivar Alphonso chromosome 12, CATAS_Mindica_2.1, whole genome shotgun sequence genome encodes:
- the LOC123192173 gene encoding probable glutathione peroxidase 2, protein MGMPSWKYTNWVSILFLVFALLYFYMYPSPSSSSKMASEHSPKSIYDFTVKDIRGNDVSLSDYRGKVLLIVNVASKCGLTQSNYKELNVLYENYKNKGLEILAFPCNQFAGQEPGNNEEIQEVVCTMFKAEFPIFDKIDVNGKNTAPLFKFLKSEKGGYFGDAIKWNFTKFLVDKEGKVVARYAPTTSPLKIKKDIQNLLESA, encoded by the exons ATGGGCATGCCTTCATGGAAGTATACCAACTGGGTTtccattctttttcttgttttcgcGCTCTTGTATTTTTACATGTACCCATCTCCATCTTCTTCCTCCAAAATGGCTTCTGAACACTCTCCAAAGTCCATTTATGACTTCACTGTAAAG GATATTCGTGGAAATGATGTGAGTCTTAGTGATTACAGAGGCAAGGTTCTCTTGATTGTAAACGTTGCTTCCAAATG TGGTTTAACTCAGTCGAACTACAAGGAGTTGAATGTTTTATACGAAAACTACAAAAACAAAG GGCTTGAAATCTTAGCCTTTCCTTGCAATCAGTTTGCTGGACAAGAGCCAGGAAACAATGAGGAGATCCAGGAAGTAGTATGCACAATGTTCAAAGCTGAGTTCCCAATCTTTGATAAG ATTGATGTGAATGGGAAAAACACAGCACCCCTCTTCAAGTTTCTAAAATCAGAGAAAGGTGGATACTTCGGAGATGCTATCAAGTGGAATTTCACAAAGTTTCTGGTAGACAAAGAAGGGAAGGTCGTTGCAAGATATGCTCCAACGACATCACCTCTTAAGATCAAG AAAGACATACAAAATCTGTTGGAATCAGCTTGA